NNNNNNNNNNNNNNNNNNNNNNNNNNNNNNNNNNNNNNNNNNNNNNNNNNNNNNNNNNNNNNNNNNNNNNNNNNNNNNNNNNNNNNNNNNNNNNNNNNNNNNNNNNNNNNNNNNNNNNNNNNNNNNNNNNNNNNNNNNNNNNNNNNNNNNNNNNNNNNNNNNNNNNNNNNNNNNNNNNNNNNNNNNNNNNNNNNNNNNNNNNNNNNNNNNNNNNNNNNNNNNNNNNNNNNNNNNNNNNNNNNNNNNNNNNNNNNNNNNNNNNNNNNNNNNNNNNNNNNNNNNNNNNNNNNNNNNNNNNNNNNNNNNNNNNNNNNNNNNNNNNNNNNNNNNNNNNNNNNNNNNNNNNNNNNNNNNNNNNNNNNNNNNNNNNNNNNNNNNNNNNNNNNNNNNNNNNNNNNNNNNNNNNNNNNNNNNNNNNNNNNNNNNNNNNNNNNNNNNNNNNNNNNNNNNNNNNNNNNNNNNNNNNNNNNNNNNNNNNNNNNNNNNNNNNNNNNNNNNNNNNNNNNNNNNNNNNNNNNNNNNNNNNNNNNNNNNNNNNNNNNNNNNNNNNNNNNNNNNNNNNNNNNNNNNNNNNNNNNNNNNNNNNNNNNNNNNNNNNNNNNNNNNNNNNNNNNNNNNNNNNNNNNNNNNNNNNNNNNNNNNNNNNNNNNNNNNNNNNNNNNNNNNNNNNNNNNNNNNNNNNNNNNNNNNNNNNNNNNNNNNNNNNNNNNNNNNNNNNNNNNNNNNNNNNNNNNNNNNNNNNNNNNNNNNNNNNNNNNNNNNNNNNNNNNNNNNNNNNNNNNNNNNGATTTTGGAAGACACTTACCTGCCTATGACGTAGAGGCAACAAAAGTTGAGTCCGCATTTAACCAGCTTTACTCGTATATATTTGATATGGATGTGGGAGCTGGATCAGCAGCAACGGCAGATAAACCTATACCAAGTGCCATATTTGTAGTGAATTTTGATAAGGTATGGCTTCCAGTGCTCTTCTTACTTCTTGTATCTTGCATATGGTATGCAGAATGTCTAAATGCGTTACCTGTGTTGTTTGGAAATTCTTTTTTATGCTTTCTTGGGTTTATAACCCCCatatttctctttgttcttgaaGTAGCTTTTGTCTTCTCATGTTTGGGCAAATGATTATATCCTGCTGTATTTCCTAACTGACCCTTTCTTTTCTTAACTCATTATTCAGGTAAGAATGGATCCTCGAAATACAGAGATCAATCTAGACAGTTTGATGTTTTCAAAGCTACCAGAGCTTAGTGATGCAGACAAACAGAAACAAGAGGCAGATTATATTTATCGATATAGATACAATGGTGGAGGAGCATCCCAAGTTTGGCTTGGATCAGGCAGGTAAacttatctttgtttttctttcctcGTTGCAGTAAAATAAGTTTATGTACTAGGATTCACAAAACAGTACGTACCGGGGTTGGTATAGTATAAGGACAAAATTACTCAGTGGTTTTCATTGGTATCTCTTTGTTATCCCTATGAGTGATTGTGCCATAGATTTGATCAACCAAAATTTACCACCCTCTTCTGAAATTATTACATCTGTCTAATCATCAAATTATATCATGGTCCCTTATTCAAGATATTGTTGGCGAACTGTTTCTGTCCTTATCTGCTACAATTTTTCATTGAAGCTCTCAACATGATTTTATCTTCCCTTTTTGATAGATATGTTGTCATCGATTTGTCTGCGGGGCCTTGTACATATGGGAAGATTGAAACTGAAGAGGGAAGTGTTAGTCCCAGAACAGTGCCAAGGATACGAAACATTGTCCTTCCAGGAAACGTTAGCCCTGTTGGTCATCAGTCTACCAATGATATCTTTTCTGGTCAATTAGCAGCGTTAGTAGCTACTACAATTGAGCACGTCATAGCTCCTGATGTCAGGTAATATGATAAGTGAAACTTTACTTTCTTCTAGCAATGAAAATTGTGCTTAGATGATTCATTCTGAGTGCAACCAGGTTTGAGACGGTTGATCTAGCAACTAGAGTGCTGGTACCTATCATTGTACTCCAAAACCACAATCGATATAATATCATGGAAAGAGGACAAAACTACAGCATAAATATTGAAGAGATAAAATCCGAGGTAAAGACTTCTTGTGTTAAATGAATGATGTTTAAGAATTACTAGAAGTtcttaccttttcttttgttctccgAATGGTGTTTTCACCCCTATGAGTCAATGTGATTAGTAAAAAGACATGTTTGCCTAGTTTACCGGTATCAGGAAGTTAGCACCCataatattttccaaaatacGCTGAAAGATTTGACTCTGTTGGTTTTCACATGCTAACTGTCCTGAGTCGTTACAGGTAAAGAAAATGATTCATCATGGACAAGAGGTAGTCATCGTTGGAGGGGTTCATCCATTACATCGTCATGAGAAGTTAGCTATTGCCGTCTCAAAAGCCATGCGTGGGCATTCCCTTCAGGAAACTAAAAATGACGGAAGATTTCATGTGCATACCAAAACATACCTAGATGGTGCTATCCTCAAAGAAGTGAGTTTCGGTATTTGGGTAACTGTGGTTTGCGAGTTAGGATAAGCTGGGAATAAATAGTTCTTAACCTGCTGTTACTGTTCCAACCATTGAAGTCTCTTGTGATTGTTTATTGGGTATTGCAGGAGATGGAAAGGTCTACCGATGTTCTAGCTGCTGGTTTGCTCGACGTGTCTGACCCTGGGctttctaataaatattttctccGTCAGGTAATCTCAGAAAATTTCATCCTAATTTGTTTCACAAGTTTTGTTCCTTTCATGGCAAAGATTCCATATGTTTTTGTACTCAGAGCTGGGATGATGAATCTGAAGGTTCGGGTGATTCTATAGTAAAACATAGGCCTCTCTGGTCATCTTATAGCTCGAAACTTCagaagggaaagaaaaagaaagcagtTAAGAAAAAAGGCGATCTCTACCGCACTTATGGAACAAGAGTTATTCCAGTGTGAGTTGATTAATATAAACCACCTTATCAGATTATTCATTACACTGGCCAAGCTATATCCAAAAATTAAGTGCGAATTACTCTTTCAAACTAAACAGCAACTAATACAATCTTTGATCAATATATAGGTTTATCCTCTCATTAGCTGATGTGGATCCAATGCTCATGATGGAAGATGAGAGCCTTGTGTGGGCGAGTAGTGATGTAGTCATTGTGCTCCAGCATCTAAACGAGAACATACCTTTGAGGTGAGCAAAACACAAGAgcaataaaagtataaaacaatgATAAACCTGCTACACTTTTCATCATATTGATATTAATATCTTGTTTCTGCAGTTATGTTTCTGAAACAGAGAGGCAGCACGCTGTTCCAGCACAGGTACAGCGGCACATACTTGCTGGCATAGCTTCTGCATTAGGCGGTGTAAGTGCACCGTATGAAAAGACCTCTCACGCGCATGAAAGACCTATCACCAATTGGCTTTGGGCAGCTGGTTGTCACCCGTTTGGACCATTCTCAAACGTCTCCCTGATCAGTCAAATGCTTCAAGATGTTGCACTGGTGAGCCTGAGTCCAATCATAATGATTTCtgaatatatatttgcattGAAATCCTTCTGAATCTCGGGAAATATTTGTATGTTAAATACGCAGAGGAATACTATTTATGCACGGGTTGATTCTGCTCTACGCAAAATCCGTGAAACCTCAGAGGTCAGCCAACtgaaacttttaaattcttttagtCTCCTCCGGAGAGAATGCATCAATTGTGGTTGGTGTATTAATGTGCAGGCAGTACAAAACTTTGCATCTGAGTACCTCAAGACTCCACTTGGAGAGCCCGTGaaagataaaaagaacaaaaNCCAGCATCTAAACGAGAACATACCTTTGAGGTGAGCAAAACACAAGAgcaataaaagtataaaacaatgATAAACCTGCTACACTTTTCATCATATTGATATTAATATCTTGTTTCTGCAGTTATGTTTCTGAAACAGAGAGGCAGCACGCTGTTCCAGCACAGGTACAGCGGCACATACTTGCTGGCATAGCTTCTGCATTAGGCGGTGTAAGTGCACCGTATGAAAAGACCTCTCACGCGCATGAAAGACCTATCACCAATTGGCTTTGGGCAGCTGGTTGTCACCCGTTTGGACCATTCTCAAACGTCTCCCTGATCAGTCAAATGCTTCAAGATGTTGCACTGGTGAGCCTGAGTTCAATCATAATGATTTCtgaatatatatttgcattGAAACCCTTCTGAATCTCGTGAGATATTTGTATGTTAAATCCGCAGAGGAATACTATTTATGCACGGGTTGATTCTGCTCTACGCAAAATCCGTGAAACCTCAGAGGTCAGCCAACTGAaacttttatattcttttagtCTCCTCCGCAGAGAATGCATCAATTGTGGTTGGTGTATTAATGTGCAGGCAGTACAAAACTTTGCATCTGAATACCTCAAGACTCCACTTGGAGAGCCCGTGaaagataaaaagaacaaaaccaaaacggAGCTATGGGTGGAGAAGTTCTACAAAAAGACAACCACATTGCCGGAGCCTTTCCCACACGAGCTAGTTGAAAGAGTGGAGAAATATCTAGACGTAAGTGAAGAACACTCCACGATTTCAGTTTTCTTACCAGAATGGGATTATATTCTTACACTCTGTTTTTTGTGTCTATTTTTTGATAACAACAGACTGTAGAAGAACAACTGGTGGATCTATCTTCTTTGTTATACGACCACAAGCTATACGATGCACATCTCAACAGCTCAGAGATTCTTCAAACCACTATGTTTACACAACAgtaagttttaaaaccttttgttttctttccttcttctgtTTACTAAACAAAATGTAACATTACAGAATCAACGTGGTTGCAGGTACGTAGAACATGTATTGGAAACAGAAAGGGAGAACATGAGATGCTGTAAGATTGAGTACAAATACACAGTTGGAGTAAAGTCTTATCAAACGTTGGTGTATGGAGGAATACTTGTAGCTggttttttggtatattttctcgtcattttcttctcttctcctccttctcgcTAACTTATTTACTCGGTCTCATAGATTCTTGCTTAAGAGATGTATTTTTGTAAGATAGTAACTTCTTGGTtacttaataatttttgtttattttattgacTTGACTAATTCGCATCGCANGGAAATATTTGTATGTTAAATACGCAGAGGAATACTATTTATGCACGGGTTGATTCTGCTCTACGCAAAATCCGTGAAACCTCAGAGGTCAGCCAACTGAaacttttatattcttttagtCTCCTCCGCAGAGAATGCATCAATTGTGGTTGGTGTATTAATGTGCAGGCAGTACAAAACTTTGCATCTGAATACCTCAAGACTCCACTTGGAGAGCCCGTGaaagataaaaagaacaaaaccaaaacggAGCTATGGGTGGAGAAGTTCTACAAAAAGACAACCACATTGCCGGAGCCTTTCCCACACGAGCTAGTTGAAAGAGTGGAGAAATATCTAGACGTAAGTGAAGAACACTCCACGATTTCAGTTTTCTTACCAGAATGGGATTATATTCTTACACTCTGTTTTTTGTGTCTATTTTTTGATAACAACAGACTGTAGAAGAACAACTGGTGGATCTATCTTCTTTGTTATACGACCACAAGCTATACGATGCACATCTCAACAGCTCAGAGATTCTTCAAACCACTATGTTTACACAACAgtaagttttaaaaccttttgttttctttccttcttctgtTTACTAAACAAAATGTAACATTACAGAATCAACGTGGTTGCAGGTACGTAGAACATGTATTGGAAACAGAAAGGGAGAACATGAGATGCTGTAAGATTGAGTACAAATACACAGTTGGAGTAAAGTCTTATCAAACGTTGGTGTATGGAGGAATACTTGTAGCTggttttttggtatattttctcgtcattttcttctcttctcctccttctcgcTAACTTATTTACTCGGTCTCATAGATTCTTGCTTAAGAGATGTATTTTTGTAAGATAGTAACTTCTTGGTtacttaataatttttgtttattttattgacTTGACTAATTCGCATCGCACTAATTCAACTTATGAGAATAATTTCTCTGAAAGgtatattagttttatatttaaatgcaTAAAATTAATCCACCATTCACCGTGTTAAGAGCATGCaaggtttttcttattttgtttttacaactTTTTAGTATGTCAGCATTCGGAACatctacttttattttgtttttacaactTTTTAGTATGTCAGCATTCGAAACATTTACTTCCATTAGCAAATATATTCAGACACTTTTTAGCAATCTATCCATATTTGGTAATACTATTTACAATACATGCCATTAtatgtttaaccaaaaaataataataataaattttgttaaatttttcttttttttttacctgtactatattttgttaatgtgtacttttaaaaaagttataaaatgtaacatctaattttattagtaaaaatagttattcatcaaataatataccaaaattgtttcccaaaaactaaaaaaagaaatgaatataacaaaaaaatcagcaaattaaaatacaaatttgaactTAATAGTACTCATATCTTTACATTTTATGTAAATGCATATTACACTtctgaaaatttccaaaatttgaaaaatatcttttttatttatttaatcatttgtCCTGTTTCAATAAATTGAACAAAAGACAtattatatcaatatttttccaaCTACGTTAAAACTTTTTTACGTTCAAAGATTTCACGGGTAAGACGTATTTTAACAcgaaataaacgaaaatttgaattaaaaaatactttaattaTAGATTAcgacaaaaacatatattaattcaataattataattttaatcataataattttatttaaattaatttattccGCACattagtgcgggttgttacctagttttCCTATTAAAACAGAAATCAAACTATACTGagctaaataattaaattgtataaaaatacaacaaattaGTATCTTAGACACATATCTTCCTACataaattctttgttttctttttcatcatctcaagtgaaaacaaaaatcaaaatttatattatgcGAAATAAGTAGATTGTCacctaaattttttattatacgAAATATGAAAGAGATTTTTTAAATGAGGAGGGGCAAGTTtgcaacaaaattatttattgcaTCATTATAAGCTTCATTGATCAAGATCAAATTAGAAGAATAATGTAATTTTGTAACTCCAATAAGCCAACATGAAGATTTGTGGATAAAAATTTTCCGAAGATCATTTGTATTCTACAAGCATCTTCtcaattatccaaaaaataacGTCTTGTTCTTATCTAAAATCATGGATTTGATTTggtaactaaatattttaacattttaatgcTCTTAGGTTtgtgttaaattttaaaacattacattAACAACGGAACAAATATTCAGTTACCTTTTGTTTctctaataaaaaatttcaaacctcatcccaaaatttgaatttaaactgAAAGATTTATTATGTTTATCTATTTTAATGTAAGTGTCACTATTTATAGTATTATgcataaaaatattatactaaaattcaattagtttatatttattataccCAGGTTAGGATTTCTGACTATGTAAATATGTGTGCGATTTTTTAGCAAATTTTATGCATATGTTATGAAGAAATAGAGCATTTTTGTGGTTGTTTGTCTTCATCTCATAGTCCAAATATAGACCACCAAATCAATAGAGTGGCTACAACTAGTGCAAATGGGTAAAATATATCGatcaaaacattataaatagaGTGGACAATTGTTTTACACTGTGTAAATATAACACAAATTTGCCtcatattcttattttgttttttacaaagTTAGCATTCAAAACATTTACTTTCATTAGCAAAACTATTTTCTTAATCCGCATCAATGTGCGGTGTGCCATCCCTTGTGGATTGTCTACAAATTCAAGTATCAATGTTACGCTTgaacaaaaccccaaaatctAAACCTGAACCTAAAAATCCAATCATGATTCAAACACATTAGtgataaatatttgaatagGGCTAGTGTTTTGGtagttcgggttcggttcggatgATATTCGATAACATGAACATACCTGAATGTATATACATGTTCTTTTTAAAGACTTGCTTTGAGAAGTTGATAGATGTATTCTGTTGACATGTgtaatttctattaattttcctatttttttccttcccatcatttaaaagctaaaataaaaaacaaactatatTAAGCTAAATAATTCAATTgtataaaaaatacaacaaattatGGTATCCTagatacattttttatttgttttcttttacatcGTCTTAAgtgaaaagaaaatcaaaaattaaattatattatgctAAATAATTAGATAGTCACctaaattttctattatatatatacatatatatcataaggttttgtttttagccAAGTATTTTAAAGAGATAGTTAAATGTAAACGACATTTAATTTTGAATCATTAAAACTTCGGCGTTTTGATGTTAGTTTTAACTTGACCTtcttttaaattcttatattgTTATTACTTCTTATACATTTTTAACAGAAAATACACATGAAAATGATCAAACATATCATCCACGAGTAACACTTGCAAGGATTTATGGAAGGTCATATATCAAGTGTAAATgtcataaacttttttattatatgAATTATGAAAACTGAAATGGATTTTTTAAATGAGGGCATGTTtgcaacaaaattattaattgcATCATTATAAGCTTCATTGATCAAGACCAAATTAGAAGAATAATGTAATTTGGTAACTACAATAAGCCAACATGAAGATTTGTGGACGAAACTTTTCCAAAGACTATTTGTATTCTACAAGCATCTTTTCaattatccaaaacaaaatgCTTATTCTTATCCAAATACATGGATTTAGTGGATTtgttaactaaatattttaacaattttaattcTCTTGACCATATTTGTAACTccattattttaaattgttgattttttataatctatgtttttttgtggAAGCATGATATATGTTTTCTCATAATAGTTTAATGACCAAATGcaagaaatcaaaaactaatATGAACCAAAACGACaacaaatattataacatatgttgttgttatggttagcatttttatgaaaataatcaaAGCTTtctcaaatatatatcttaatatattGCAAACAAGCTGAAGAAATGTTTTCATCatgattttatatgttttctcatagaaaaatcaaactatctaaatcttatatattttcatttgtttgttgacatgtcataattttcattttttcatctAACATGCTAAATTGCTAATATAATGACGTGATGTTGTTGGAAACCttgatattttgtttagtaAATATGTAGTTCTACATACcacatgaaatatatattatctcaaCGTATATTCTTAAGCTTGTTTGATAGTTTCTTTAGgtacttacatttttttttggttatataactatattccttagtgaaaacaaaacttgaaattacacaacaataaaaattagtttgttttttaattataatttataagaaatgaAATGGATTGTTTAAATAATGAGCATGTTTGCAACAAAGTTATCAATACTtccaaaatttgtttgttttttttaattataagaaataaaatggaTTGTATAAATAAGAAACATGAGATCTTGTAAGATAGAGTATAAATACGCAGTTGGATTTTAAGTCTTATCACACGTTGGTGTACAAAGAAATAGTTGTGGCTGGTTTTATCGTATATTTACttgtcattttcttctcttcttctctttctcgatTACTtatttactcttcttttttatGGTCTCATAGATTTTGTAAGTTTAACGGTTTTTTGTTGAAGAGATGTATTTTTATAAGATACTAACTTCTTTCATCACTTAATagtttttgcttattttattgAGATGATCATTAAAATGATaatatgtaagaaaataatcaaacttttatcaaatatatatatccatatatgacaaacaagatgaagaaatgatttcatatgttttttcaaagaaaattttactttaaaaatttcataaatacttTCTTATGTTTATTAACATgccataatttaaatttattttttttgtcatccaACAATCTATTATAATGACATGATGTTGCTGGAAATCTTGATGTTTTGTTTAGTAAAAATATAGTGCTACTGactacataaaatatatattatctcaaCATTTCTTCTCAAGCTTATTTTATTGTAGCTCCTTAGGTAGTTGCAATTTTTTAGttagataaatattttcaattaggtaaaccaaaaatttgatattacaaaacaataaaaattagttaccctattttcatatttaaaattttaagttccATTTGTCAAATGCATTCTTTTAATTCATAACATTTTACTATACCAATATTTTGCTACAATTATTTTGTCTTAGAAgctaaaagatatttttttactctaaatcatataaaatacaaaataatcaatTTCAAAAACGTTAAATATATCTCAAtaaatttactttatatttcacTATTAATGGTAAATCCACGCAACATTTGAGATACTACTTATAAGTTAATACAAACAGTTGAGCTATTAATATAACATTTAATTATAAgatcatttgattttttaatttgatgtaatataatattatagtttcatatttttcagtTATTACAATTACTATTTGGTTCCAAGAtcattttattctaaaattttcaaGATTTAAGAGAAGGTTCATGGacttgtgttttttctttcttatttgc
The sequence above is a segment of the Camelina sativa cultivar DH55 chromosome 10, Cs, whole genome shotgun sequence genome. Coding sequences within it:
- the LOC104720315 gene encoding uncharacterized protein LOC104720315, yielding MLNTQRNTIYARVDSALRKIRETSEAVQNFASEYLKTPLGEPVKDKKNKTKTELWVEKFYKKTTTLPEPFPHELVERVEKYLDTVEEQLVDLSSLLYDHKLYDAHLNSSEILQTTMFTQQYVEHVLETERENMRCCKIEYKYTVGVKSYQTLVYGGILVAGFLVYFLVIFFSSPPSR
- the LOC104720314 gene encoding uncharacterized protein LOC104720314 — its product is MDVGAGSAATADKPIPSAIFVVNFDKVRMDPRNTEINLDSLMFSKLPELSDADKQKQEADYIYRYRYNGGGASQVWLGSGRYVVIDLSAGPCTYGKIETEEGSVSPRTVPRIRNIVLPGNVSPVGHQSTNDIFSGQLAALVATTIEHVIAPDVRFETVDLATRVLVPIIVLQNHNRYNIMERGQNYSINIEEIKSEVKKMIHHGQEVVIVGGVHPLHRHEKLAIAVSKAMRGHSLQETKNDGRFHVHTKTYLDGAILKEEMERSTDVLAAGLLDVSDPGLSNKYFLRQSWDDESEGSGDSIVKHRPLWSSYSSKLQKGKKKKAVKKKGDLYRTYGTRVIPVFILSLADVDPMLMMEDESLVWASSDVVIVLQHLNENIPLSYVSETERQHAVPAQVQRHILAGIASALGGVSAPYEKTSHAHERPITNWLWAAGCHPFGPFSNVSLISQMLQDVALRNTIYARVDSALRKIRETSEAVQNFASEYLKTPLGEPVKDKKNKXQHLNENIPLSYVSETERQHAVPAQVQRHILAGIASALGGVSAPYEKTSHAHERPITNWLWAAGCHPFGPFSNVSLISQMLQDVALRNTIYARVDSALRKIRETSEAVQNFASEYLKTPLGEPVKDKKNKTKTELWVEKFYKKTTTLPEPFPHELVERVEKYLDTVEEQLVDLSSLLYDHKLYDAHLNSSEILQTTMFTQQYVEHVLETERENMRCCKIEYKYTVGVKSYQTLVYGGILVAGFLVYFLVIFFSSPPSR